In a genomic window of Corynebacterium coyleae:
- the trmB gene encoding tRNA (guanosine(46)-N7)-methyltransferase TrmB: MNNSENTRSGTGELPAGRPLQTDFETGLDYPRLGSVTFRRGTLTDNQEALFNEHWPRLGKVLAEGSDERIDIDGWFGRAGHPTIVEIGSGTGTSTAAMAPLEADTNVVAVELYKPGLAKLLGAVVRGGIDNIRMVRGDGVEVLARMFGEESLDGVRIFFPDPWPKARHHKRRIIQSGTLNLIATRLKPGGVLHVATDHADYAEWIDELVNVEPMLEYKGWPWDEAPMLTDRQVITKFEGKGLDKDHVIREYLWEKK, translated from the coding sequence ATGAATAATTCTGAAAACACGCGGTCGGGCACGGGCGAGTTGCCCGCTGGCCGCCCATTGCAAACTGATTTTGAAACCGGTCTGGACTACCCGCGCCTGGGCTCCGTGACCTTTCGCCGCGGCACGCTGACCGATAACCAGGAGGCTCTGTTCAACGAGCATTGGCCGCGCCTGGGCAAGGTGCTGGCGGAGGGCTCGGACGAGCGCATTGATATCGACGGCTGGTTTGGCCGCGCCGGCCACCCCACCATCGTGGAGATCGGCTCCGGCACCGGCACGTCCACCGCGGCGATGGCCCCGCTCGAGGCGGACACCAATGTGGTTGCCGTGGAGCTGTACAAGCCGGGGTTGGCGAAGTTGCTGGGCGCGGTGGTGCGCGGCGGCATCGACAACATTCGTATGGTGCGCGGCGACGGCGTGGAGGTGCTGGCCCGCATGTTCGGCGAGGAATCCCTCGACGGCGTGCGCATCTTCTTCCCGGACCCGTGGCCGAAGGCGCGCCACCACAAGCGCCGCATCATCCAGTCCGGCACCCTCAACCTCATTGCCACGCGCCTGAAGCCGGGCGGCGTGCTGCACGTGGCCACCGACCACGCCGACTACGCCGAGTGGATCGACGAACTGGTCAATGTGGAGCCGATGCTGGAGTACAAGGGCTGGCCGTGGGACGAGGCGCCGATGCTGACGGACCGCCAGGTGATCACCAAGTTCGAAGGCAAAGGCCTGGACAAGGATCACGTGATCCGCGAGTACCTGTGGGAGAAGAAGTAA
- a CDS encoding three-helix bundle dimerization domain-containing protein → MANNNIDFSIIRERALRNIREDLLVEFAGQYDALEINDAFDAVVRAHKRTATVEDFIPVLVEAEMRDRLRDGELFPQAAA, encoded by the coding sequence GTGGCCAACAACAACATCGATTTCAGCATCATCCGCGAGCGCGCCCTGCGTAACATCCGCGAGGACCTGCTCGTCGAGTTCGCCGGACAGTACGACGCACTCGAGATCAACGACGCCTTCGACGCCGTCGTCCGCGCACACAAGCGCACCGCAACCGTCGAAGACTTCATCCCCGTCCTCGTCGAAGCAGAAATGCGCGACCGACTCCGCGACGGCGAACTCTTCCCACAGGCCGCCGCATAA
- a CDS encoding phosphoenolpyruvate carboxykinase (GTP) has protein sequence MTAEVKRLEGQAPTDNEHLIDWINEAVDLFEPEKVVFADGSDEEWNRLADELVTAGTLIKLNEEKRPNSYLARSNPSDVARVESRTFIATENEEDAGPTNNWMKPEALKEEMLEHFAGSMRGRTMYVVPFCMGPISDPDPKLGVQLTDSAYVVMSMRIMTRMGTQALEKIQGDKFVHCLHSVGAPLEPGQEDVAWPCNDTKYISQFPETKEIWSYGSGYGGNAILAKKCYALRIASVMGKEEGWMAEHMLILKLTNPEGKKYHVAAAFPSACGKTNLAMLTPTLPGWEAEVVGDDIAWMKLREDGLYAVNPENGFFGVAPGTNYASNPIAMKSMEPGNVLFTNVALTDDGDVWWEDMDGEKPAHLIDWRGEDWTPESTSKAAHPNSRYCVAIEQCPSAAPEFDDWQGVKIDAILFGGRRPDTVPLVTQAHDWEHGTMIGAMLSSGQTAASVEANVGSLRHDPMAMLPFMGYNVGDYFQHWLDMGKKGGDRMPSIFLVNWFRRGEDGRFLWPGFGENSRVLKWVIDRIEGNVEAEESVVGYTARAEDLDLEGLDTPIEDIREALTADPELWKEDVADSRRYLESLGSRIPQEIFDQLKKLDERIHAAK, from the coding sequence ATGACCGCCGAAGTCAAGCGCCTGGAGGGCCAAGCGCCCACCGACAACGAACACCTCATCGACTGGATTAACGAAGCCGTCGACCTGTTTGAGCCGGAGAAGGTGGTCTTCGCAGACGGCTCCGACGAGGAATGGAACCGCCTGGCCGACGAACTCGTCACCGCCGGCACGCTCATCAAACTCAACGAGGAAAAGCGCCCCAACTCCTACCTGGCGCGCTCCAACCCCTCCGACGTCGCCCGCGTCGAGTCCCGCACCTTCATCGCCACCGAAAACGAAGAAGATGCCGGCCCGACCAACAACTGGATGAAGCCCGAAGCGCTCAAGGAAGAAATGCTCGAGCACTTCGCCGGATCCATGCGTGGCCGCACCATGTACGTTGTCCCGTTCTGCATGGGCCCGATCTCCGACCCGGACCCGAAGCTCGGCGTGCAGCTCACCGACTCCGCTTACGTGGTTATGTCCATGCGCATCATGACCCGCATGGGCACCCAGGCGCTGGAGAAGATCCAAGGCGACAAGTTCGTCCACTGCCTCCACTCCGTTGGCGCCCCGCTCGAGCCGGGCCAGGAAGACGTGGCCTGGCCGTGCAACGACACGAAGTACATTTCCCAGTTCCCAGAGACCAAGGAAATCTGGTCCTACGGCTCCGGCTACGGCGGCAACGCCATCCTGGCCAAGAAGTGCTACGCCCTGCGCATCGCATCTGTGATGGGGAAGGAAGAGGGCTGGATGGCTGAGCACATGCTCATCCTGAAGCTCACCAACCCGGAGGGCAAGAAGTACCACGTTGCCGCTGCATTCCCGTCCGCTTGCGGCAAGACCAACCTGGCCATGCTCACCCCGACCCTGCCGGGCTGGGAGGCCGAGGTTGTTGGCGACGACATCGCGTGGATGAAGCTGCGCGAAGACGGCCTCTACGCCGTCAACCCGGAGAACGGCTTCTTCGGCGTCGCCCCGGGCACCAACTACGCCTCTAACCCGATCGCCATGAAGAGCATGGAGCCGGGCAATGTGCTGTTCACCAACGTTGCTCTTACCGACGACGGCGACGTCTGGTGGGAAGACATGGACGGCGAAAAGCCTGCGCACCTGATCGACTGGCGTGGCGAGGACTGGACCCCGGAGTCCACCAGCAAGGCCGCCCACCCGAACTCCCGCTACTGCGTCGCTATCGAGCAGTGCCCGTCCGCAGCACCGGAGTTCGACGACTGGCAGGGCGTGAAGATCGACGCCATCCTCTTCGGTGGCCGCCGCCCCGACACCGTCCCGCTGGTCACCCAGGCGCACGACTGGGAGCATGGCACCATGATCGGCGCGATGCTCTCCTCCGGCCAGACCGCAGCCTCTGTCGAGGCGAACGTCGGCTCCCTGCGCCACGACCCGATGGCGATGCTGCCGTTCATGGGCTACAACGTGGGCGACTACTTCCAGCACTGGCTCGACATGGGCAAGAAGGGCGGCGACCGCATGCCGTCGATCTTCCTGGTCAACTGGTTCCGCCGCGGCGAGGACGGCCGCTTCCTGTGGCCGGGCTTTGGCGAGAACTCTCGTGTGCTCAAGTGGGTCATCGACCGCATTGAGGGCAACGTCGAGGCCGAAGAGTCCGTCGTTGGCTACACCGCCCGCGCCGAGGACCTGGACCTCGAAGGCCTGGACACCCCGATCGAGGACATCCGCGAGGCACTCACCGCCGATCCGGAACTGTGGAAGGAAGACGTCGCGGATTCCCGCCGTTACCTCGAGAGCCTCGGCTCCCGCATCCCGCAGGAGATCTTCGACCAGTTGAAGAAGCTCGACGAGCGCATCCACGCCGCGAAGTAA
- a CDS encoding DIP1984 family protein, producing MLLAEALARRAEAQDRLNKLQERLVQGALMQEGDTPPEDPADMLEEVAALLQEIETLVRRINHTNAKTAFEGATLTDAIARRDALLRSRRLYAAVADAATISNARYSRSEVRFVPTVDVKALRDMADSASKAYRELDTKIQQLNWTTQLIEV from the coding sequence ATGCTGCTCGCAGAAGCACTCGCACGCCGCGCCGAGGCGCAAGACCGCCTGAACAAACTGCAGGAACGCCTGGTCCAGGGCGCGCTGATGCAGGAGGGCGACACCCCGCCGGAGGACCCGGCGGACATGCTCGAGGAAGTCGCCGCGCTGCTGCAGGAGATCGAAACGCTGGTGCGCCGCATCAACCACACCAACGCGAAGACCGCCTTCGAGGGCGCGACGCTTACCGACGCCATCGCGCGCCGCGACGCCCTACTGCGCTCCCGCCGCCTCTACGCCGCGGTCGCCGACGCTGCAACGATTTCAAACGCCCGCTACTCGCGCTCCGAAGTACGCTTCGTGCCCACCGTGGACGTCAAGGCGCTTCGCGACATGGCCGATAGCGCCTCCAAGGCCTACCGCGAACTGGACACCAAGATCCAGCAACTCAACTGGACCACACAGCTCATCGAGGTGTAA
- a CDS encoding acyltransferase family protein, with translation MLPELDGLRAVAAYGIVATHVAFQTGTGSAVLERFDYFVAVFFALSAFLLARGGMRPGYYSRRVARLVPAYVVCVAVVLLALPPLAGVSATQVVANVLLVQVYVPHALIDGLTQMWSLCIEVAFYIVLPLYLRLGARGRYVALSVAVALGFVWPWAVSGIADPAVLNLQIWPPSYVLWFAVGLVLAEVERAGVRYAGPRWPFVLLALPVAWAAGVIGPRGLEHPSPLEFNVRIVLGAVFAALLVAPFALGQRFEGTVLSSKSMRTLGHWSYSVFLWHMAVLYFVFPMLGVPMFSGHFLLIFAATTLLSTAVSYISYELVEVPGARLVRQATAKQAARMRKVDEPA, from the coding sequence GTGTTGCCCGAGCTCGACGGCCTGCGCGCCGTGGCCGCGTACGGCATTGTGGCCACGCACGTCGCGTTTCAGACGGGGACCGGCTCGGCGGTGTTGGAGCGCTTTGACTACTTCGTGGCGGTGTTTTTCGCCCTCTCGGCGTTTTTGCTCGCGCGCGGCGGGATGCGCCCGGGCTACTACTCGCGGCGCGTTGCCCGCCTGGTGCCGGCGTACGTGGTGTGCGTGGCGGTGGTGCTGCTTGCGCTGCCGCCGCTCGCGGGGGTCAGCGCAACGCAGGTGGTGGCGAATGTGCTGTTGGTGCAGGTTTATGTGCCGCACGCGCTTATCGACGGCCTCACCCAAATGTGGTCACTGTGCATCGAAGTCGCCTTCTACATCGTGCTGCCGCTGTACCTGCGGCTGGGCGCGCGGGGCCGGTACGTGGCGCTGTCGGTCGCGGTGGCACTCGGGTTCGTGTGGCCGTGGGCGGTCTCGGGCATTGCGGACCCGGCGGTGCTGAACCTGCAGATCTGGCCGCCGTCGTATGTGCTGTGGTTCGCCGTCGGGTTGGTGCTCGCCGAGGTAGAGCGCGCCGGGGTGCGCTACGCGGGCCCCCGCTGGCCGTTTGTGCTGCTGGCGTTGCCGGTGGCGTGGGCGGCGGGCGTGATCGGCCCGCGCGGCCTGGAGCACCCGAGCCCGCTGGAGTTCAACGTGCGGATAGTCCTCGGCGCGGTGTTCGCCGCCCTGCTCGTGGCGCCCTTTGCGCTGGGGCAGAGGTTTGAGGGGACGGTGCTGTCGTCGAAAAGTATGCGCACGCTCGGCCACTGGTCCTACTCGGTGTTTTTGTGGCACATGGCGGTGCTGTACTTCGTGTTCCCCATGCTCGGCGTGCCCATGTTTTCGGGGCACTTTCTGCTGATTTTTGCCGCGACCACCCTGCTGAGCACCGCCGTTTCCTACATCTCCTACGAACTGGTGGAAGTCCCCGGCGCGCGGCTGGTCAGGCAGGCCACGGCGAAGCAGGCGGCGAGGATGAGGAAGGTGGACGAGCCCGCGTAG
- a CDS encoding glycosyltransferase family 4 protein, with product MKVLLLCWRDSTHPQGGGSERYLERVGEYLAEQGHEVVYRTAKHTDAPRRSRRNGVRYERAGGKFSVYLAAPLSLWRNRPDVVVDTQNGIPFFARLFTRRPVVLLTHHCHKEQWPVAGPVIGWLGWFLESKVAPRVYRGARYVTVSEASRSDLVALGVREGDIEIVENGVDPVPAHVPSLYDDHRTHLLTLSRLVPHKRIEEAIDAAARIPGAVLDVVGSGWWEDELRAYAQGRGDVVFHGHVSEPYKHALLERADVHLLPSRKEGWGIAVIEAAQHGVPTVAYASAGGVADSIRDGETGRLVQSGEDFADVTRETLERRAGLAGNARRWAQRFSWEETGRRFAAVLVELVTPR from the coding sequence GTGAAGGTGTTGTTGTTGTGTTGGCGCGACTCCACCCACCCGCAGGGCGGCGGTTCGGAGCGCTATCTCGAGCGCGTTGGGGAGTACTTGGCCGAGCAGGGCCACGAGGTGGTGTATCGGACGGCGAAGCATACGGATGCGCCGCGGCGGTCACGCCGAAACGGGGTGCGCTACGAGCGTGCCGGCGGGAAGTTCAGCGTGTATTTGGCGGCGCCGTTGTCTCTCTGGCGTAACCGGCCGGATGTGGTGGTGGATACGCAGAACGGTATTCCGTTTTTCGCCCGGCTGTTTACGCGTAGGCCGGTGGTGTTGCTGACGCACCATTGTCATAAGGAGCAGTGGCCGGTGGCTGGTCCGGTCATTGGCTGGTTGGGGTGGTTTTTGGAGTCGAAGGTGGCGCCGCGGGTGTATCGGGGGGCGCGGTATGTGACGGTGTCGGAGGCGTCGAGAAGCGATTTGGTGGCGCTTGGCGTGCGCGAGGGTGACATCGAGATCGTGGAGAATGGCGTGGATCCGGTGCCTGCGCATGTGCCCTCGCTTTACGACGACCACCGCACCCACCTCCTCACCCTCTCTCGGCTGGTGCCGCACAAGCGGATCGAGGAAGCGATCGACGCGGCGGCGCGCATCCCGGGTGCGGTGCTGGACGTGGTCGGCTCCGGTTGGTGGGAAGACGAGCTGCGGGCCTACGCGCAGGGGCGCGGCGACGTGGTGTTCCACGGGCACGTCTCCGAGCCGTACAAGCACGCGCTGCTGGAACGCGCGGATGTGCACCTGTTGCCGTCGCGGAAGGAAGGCTGGGGTATTGCAGTGATTGAGGCAGCGCAGCATGGGGTGCCCACGGTGGCGTACGCGTCGGCGGGCGGGGTGGCGGATTCGATTCGTGATGGCGAAACCGGCCGGCTCGTGCAGTCGGGCGAAGATTTCGCCGACGTTACCCGCGAAACACTTGAGCGCCGCGCCGGGCTGGCGGGCAATGCCAGGCGGTGGGCGCAGCGCTTTTCGTGGGAGGAGACCGGCCGCAGGTTCGCGGCGGTGCTCGTGGAGCTCGTTACACCTCGATGA
- a CDS encoding type II toxin-antitoxin system Phd/YefM family antitoxin → MAHPEWDESLVERRISQRELRNDSAKILREVRAGRSFVVTNNGEPVGRLMPLDDPQPRLAITRPATRVGGWLDLPVPQVEGESLADALDDMRADRY, encoded by the coding sequence ATGGCACATCCGGAATGGGACGAATCGCTGGTGGAGCGCAGGATCTCCCAGCGCGAGCTGCGCAATGATTCGGCGAAGATCCTGCGTGAGGTGCGTGCAGGGCGCAGTTTCGTGGTGACGAATAACGGCGAGCCGGTCGGGCGCCTGATGCCTCTCGACGACCCGCAGCCACGCCTGGCCATTACCCGTCCGGCGACCCGGGTGGGTGGTTGGCTCGACCTTCCGGTACCGCAGGTGGAGGGCGAGTCGCTGGCGGATGCGCTCGACGATATGCGCGCGGACAGGTACTGA
- a CDS encoding porin PorA family protein produces the protein MNLRRRLAICLGIIVVCAALNIASPIVIAKQRTLQPGESIMLFDDARSRTVTLTKQPKSVLAEVAIDGDVVDSFLIDPSTAFPAKGRAGLGPLLPYQPERRTYPLFDTTSGQDVPMDYVGPGNVRGMQTYKYAATLSDGCVRTVDAERRTGRILDEIWDCPPEQWVLAEETKAAAVDAARRDVAWLRGLQVMAVLTRFIAAAAFIAGLVAYARRR, from the coding sequence GTGAACCTGCGTCGTCGATTAGCCATCTGCCTGGGCATCATTGTCGTCTGCGCCGCGCTCAACATCGCCTCCCCCATCGTGATTGCAAAGCAGCGCACCCTGCAGCCCGGCGAGAGCATCATGCTTTTCGACGACGCCCGCTCCCGCACCGTCACCCTCACCAAACAGCCCAAATCCGTGCTGGCCGAGGTGGCCATCGACGGCGATGTCGTAGACAGTTTTCTCATCGACCCCTCCACCGCCTTCCCCGCCAAAGGCCGCGCCGGGCTCGGCCCGCTGCTGCCCTACCAGCCGGAACGGCGCACCTACCCACTGTTCGACACCACCTCCGGCCAAGACGTGCCGATGGATTATGTCGGCCCCGGCAACGTGCGCGGCATGCAGACCTATAAGTACGCCGCGACACTTTCCGACGGGTGTGTGCGCACCGTCGACGCGGAACGCCGCACCGGCCGCATCCTCGACGAGATCTGGGACTGCCCGCCCGAGCAGTGGGTGCTTGCGGAGGAGACCAAGGCAGCAGCTGTCGACGCCGCGCGCCGCGACGTGGCCTGGCTGCGTGGCCTGCAAGTCATGGCGGTGCTCACCCGCTTCATCGCGGCCGCGGCATTCATTGCTGGCCTGGTGGCCTATGCGCGCCGCCGCTAA
- a CDS encoding class I SAM-dependent methyltransferase: protein MHHTRRMATLRRSLRLLRSFSYEQFRPRVFYSSLARDTRMLIDALANDLSLPPITNHSVLDVGGGPGYFAEAFADCFYVGLEPSVSELSAAGLSGFGSVRGDGAALPFADDSFDVVYSSNVAEHIPNWQTMGEEMLRVAKPGGLVVLSYTVWLGPFGGHETGLWQHYVGGEYARRRYAKVHGHEPKNRFGETLFAVSAREGLEWAEATGRLAAAFPRYHPAWAWWVTRVPVLREFAVSNLVLVLRG, encoded by the coding sequence ATGCACCACACCCGCCGGATGGCCACGCTCCGCCGCTCACTGCGGCTACTGCGCTCGTTTTCCTACGAGCAGTTCCGCCCGCGCGTGTTCTACTCCTCCCTGGCGCGCGATACGCGCATGCTTATCGACGCCCTCGCCAACGACCTTTCCCTACCCCCCATCACCAACCACTCCGTCCTCGACGTCGGCGGCGGACCCGGCTACTTCGCCGAAGCATTCGCAGACTGCTTCTACGTCGGTCTAGAGCCCAGCGTGTCCGAGCTGTCCGCCGCCGGCCTGTCCGGGTTTGGCTCCGTACGCGGCGACGGCGCAGCCCTGCCATTTGCCGACGACTCCTTCGACGTCGTGTACTCCTCCAACGTCGCCGAGCACATCCCGAACTGGCAGACCATGGGCGAAGAAATGCTACGCGTAGCCAAACCCGGCGGGCTTGTGGTGCTCAGCTACACGGTGTGGCTCGGGCCATTCGGCGGGCACGAGACAGGCCTGTGGCAGCACTACGTAGGCGGGGAGTACGCGCGTCGTCGATACGCAAAAGTGCACGGGCACGAACCGAAGAACCGCTTCGGCGAAACACTCTTCGCCGTCTCCGCACGCGAAGGCCTCGAATGGGCCGAAGCCACCGGACGCCTCGCCGCCGCCTTCCCCCGCTACCACCCAGCGTGGGCGTGGTGGGTCACCCGCGTGCCGGTGCTGCGCGAGTTCGCCGTCTCAAACCTCGTCCTCGTCCTGCGCGGCTAA
- a CDS encoding Abi family protein — MVGEMLGGLSDARVRSYRMVIVGETGRSADSISDRSVQSLYLWQSAIASAWYEALSVFEPVLRNRIDASLRSWNQAQSSTEDWLENPARPLRKVVERMATDARNAAERSARRRPRNHPRFKAPVTLDDRVSQLSFGNLSALFPLHPPANRADFATGFSAKENLWIHALVSGFPGLTSKLVERHRSSISPPVPAQVEDGYAVAVALEQLRRLRNRVSHQEQILNVDHQERLTDMYALAHAMSPQTLGVMKKMDRIQRTLLLRPQY; from the coding sequence ATGGTGGGTGAAATGCTTGGGGGATTGAGTGACGCTCGTGTTCGGTCATACCGCATGGTTATTGTGGGAGAGACTGGGAGAAGCGCGGACAGCATCTCTGATCGCTCAGTTCAATCCTTGTATCTGTGGCAAAGTGCAATTGCTTCGGCTTGGTATGAGGCGCTTTCGGTCTTCGAGCCTGTGCTGAGAAATCGTATTGACGCATCTTTAAGGTCGTGGAACCAAGCGCAAAGCAGTACTGAAGATTGGCTTGAGAACCCGGCTCGTCCACTTAGAAAAGTAGTGGAGCGCATGGCAACGGATGCACGGAATGCAGCGGAACGTAGCGCTCGGCGCAGACCTCGGAATCATCCCCGATTTAAGGCTCCGGTGACATTGGATGACAGGGTTTCGCAGCTCTCGTTTGGGAATCTAAGTGCTCTTTTCCCGTTGCATCCGCCGGCCAATCGTGCGGATTTCGCGACAGGATTTTCAGCAAAAGAGAATCTTTGGATTCATGCACTGGTGAGTGGTTTCCCAGGGTTGACATCGAAGCTTGTTGAAAGGCACCGCTCGAGCATTTCACCTCCAGTTCCCGCCCAAGTTGAGGATGGGTATGCGGTGGCGGTTGCTTTAGAACAGTTGCGTCGGCTCCGGAACCGTGTAAGCCACCAGGAACAGATTCTTAACGTTGACCACCAGGAACGGTTGACGGACATGTATGCCTTGGCGCATGCAATGTCTCCCCAAACACTCGGTGTGATGAAGAAGATGGATCGAATACAGCGCACTCTGCTGTTGAGGCCCCAGTATTAG
- a CDS encoding type II toxin-antitoxin system VapC family toxin, translated as MRRVYADTSAMGCLLKLEPHTHAMRLWLEAGEYEVVSSDLLEIELRRLAVRLGRPQGEATMILRGISIAELGRGTLRAASMLPMPYLRTLDAIHLQAALDVEADAVLTYDDRLAEAAREVGLEVIAP; from the coding sequence ATGCGCAGGGTGTACGCCGACACGTCGGCGATGGGCTGTCTGCTCAAGTTGGAGCCGCACACGCACGCGATGCGGCTGTGGCTCGAGGCAGGCGAATACGAGGTGGTGTCGTCGGACTTGTTGGAGATTGAGCTGCGGCGCTTGGCGGTGCGCCTCGGCCGGCCGCAGGGGGAGGCTACGATGATCTTGCGGGGAATTTCGATCGCGGAACTTGGCCGGGGGACGCTGCGGGCTGCGAGTATGTTGCCGATGCCGTATTTGCGTACGTTGGATGCGATTCACTTACAGGCTGCGTTGGATGTGGAGGCGGATGCGGTGTTGACGTACGACGACAGGCTCGCCGAGGCCGCCCGTGAAGTTGGGCTCGAGGTCATTGCGCCGTGA
- a CDS encoding NYN domain-containing protein: protein MDLQAMTHPYTPGAPAGPDSYLLVWDAPNLDMGLGAILGGRPTAAHRPRFDAIGRWLIDLAADRSDELGYDVEPEATVFTNVSPAGADSIRPWVEALRNVGFAVFAKPKSEEDSDVDGDMIDHIERRRKEGVLQGVVVASADGQNFQELLQELIDDNIPVTVLGFHEHASWAVNSPDVTFVDLEDIPGVFQNPLPRVHLDKLPDEGAWLQPFRPLKALVHNPKD, encoded by the coding sequence ATGGACCTGCAGGCAATGACCCACCCCTACACCCCGGGTGCGCCGGCCGGTCCGGATAGCTACCTGCTGGTGTGGGACGCCCCGAACCTTGACATGGGCCTCGGCGCCATCCTGGGTGGTCGCCCGACTGCAGCGCACCGCCCGCGTTTCGACGCCATCGGCCGCTGGCTCATCGACCTTGCCGCCGACCGCTCCGACGAACTCGGCTACGACGTCGAGCCGGAAGCCACCGTGTTCACCAACGTCTCCCCCGCCGGCGCCGACTCGATCCGCCCGTGGGTGGAAGCGCTGCGCAACGTCGGTTTCGCCGTCTTTGCTAAGCCGAAGAGCGAGGAAGACTCGGATGTGGACGGTGACATGATCGACCACATAGAGCGTCGTCGTAAAGAAGGCGTGCTCCAAGGCGTTGTCGTCGCATCCGCAGACGGACAGAACTTCCAAGAACTCCTGCAAGAACTTATCGACGACAACATCCCCGTCACCGTCCTCGGCTTCCACGAACACGCCTCCTGGGCCGTGAACTCCCCCGACGTCACCTTCGTGGACCTCGAAGACATCCCGGGCGTGTTCCAAAACCCACTGCCGCGCGTCCACCTGGACAAACTGCCGGACGAGGGCGCCTGGCTGCAGCCGTTCCGCCCGCTCAAGGCGCTTGTGCACAACCCGAAAGACTAG